Proteins from one Malaya genurostris strain Urasoe2022 chromosome 2, Malgen_1.1, whole genome shotgun sequence genomic window:
- the LOC131430373 gene encoding alpha-1,2-mannosyltransferase ALG9 isoform X3 produces the protein MYLNALFLSAWWLRKTKKAIMCVVLSTFLGWPFTALISLPFLYDMLIRRRMYESFLFSSGYFTVIIGLPLVLVDSYFYGKFTLAPLNIIAYNIFSSHGPNLFGVESKYFYFNNLFLNFNVVWGFALIYPFIQITIKTLKYFKLYGNHLEQDRFWKITPLYIWLLVFMLQPHKEERFLFPVYPLLSLGAAMCITTIEKIFTFRKHSTCNAATLFNTIITKVILVAFILLSLSRIVALYRYYHAPMDLTSQLAFSSEEQNLCLGKDWHRFPGSFFLPSNFRIRFIKSSFTGLLPAYYDETNGGSKKIHSYFNNFNHANNYMLFDISKCDYLIDLDLETTYLSNEAEPNYSKNKQSWEIIKSIHFLDVNSSSKFYRSFYIPIKLSGNVQLANMNLLKRITK, from the exons ggTGGCCGTTTACAGCTTTGATTAGTTTGCCATTTTTATACGACATGTTGATTCGGCGAAGGATGTATGAATCATTTTTATTCTCAAGTGGTTACTTCACTGTGATAATTGGTTTGCCGTTAGTTTTAGTGGATTCCTATTTCTATGGTAAATTTACGTTGGCCCCTTTGAACATAATTGCGTATAACATATTTTCGTCACATGGTCCAAATTTGTTTGGAGTTGAATCCAAATATTTCTactttaacaatttgtttttgaattttaacGTTGTCTGGGGTTTTGCTCTAATATATCCATTTATACAAATAACAATCAAAACGTTGAAGTATTTCAAACTATATGGCAACCATTTAGAGCAGGATCGTTTTTGGAAGATCACACCTTTATACATATGGCTTTTAGTTTTCATGCTTCAACCGCATAAAGAAGAAAG atttctGTTTCCGGTTTACCCATTACTATCGCTTGGTGCCGCTATGTGCATAAcaactattgaaaaaatattcactttCCGTAAACATTCAACTTGTAATGCTGCTACTTTATTTAATACTATTATCACAAAGGTCATATTAGTTGCATTTATACTGCTCAGTTTATCGAGAATAGTGGCGTTATATAGATACTATCATGCACCAATGGACCTCACCTCACAACTAGCTTTTTCATCAGAAGAGCAAAATCTTTGCCTAGGAAAAGATTGGCATAGATTTCCTGGTAGTTTTTTCTTGCCGAGTAATTTTCGAATAAGATTCATCAAATCTTCGTTTACTGGCTTGCTACCAGCATATTATGATGAAACAAATGGAGGTTCCAAAAAAATTCACAGTTACTTTAACAATTTCAATCATGCCAATAATTATATGTTGTTTGACATTTCAAAGTGCGATTATTTAATAGACCTCGATTTAGAAACAACATACCTATCTAATGAAGCAGAGCCAAactattcaaaaaataaacagtcCTGGGAAATTATAAAAAGTATACACTTTTTAGATGTGAATAGCTCAAGTAAGTTTTACAGATCATTTTATATTCCAATCAAATTATCTGGAAATGTACAACTAGCAAacatgaatttattaaaacgaaTAACGAAATAA